One region of Brachybacterium saurashtrense genomic DNA includes:
- a CDS encoding methionine ABC transporter permease: MIETLQEWLANPLLTRWDGGPWQATVVTLYMTAVTMLLTVLLGLPLGVALFETASSTSPLVRRLNQVTGFVVNVLRSFPFFILIIALIPITSALTGRSTGPNAAMIALTVAAVPFAARLFELNLREIPAGKIEAVRMMGASRWQVIRQVLIPEALPGLIGSITTTTIAVIGYTAMAGSVNSGGLGQLAYNRGYTGYQTEIIIVTVLLLIAIVILVQLLGDRLSRAVDHRARTA; the protein is encoded by the coding sequence ATGATCGAGACGCTGCAGGAGTGGCTCGCGAACCCGCTGCTGACCCGCTGGGACGGCGGACCCTGGCAGGCCACCGTTGTCACCCTCTACATGACCGCCGTGACCATGCTGCTCACCGTGCTGCTGGGCCTCCCGCTGGGCGTGGCGCTGTTCGAGACCGCGAGCTCCACCAGCCCGCTGGTGCGCCGCCTCAACCAGGTCACCGGCTTCGTGGTCAACGTGCTGCGCTCCTTCCCCTTCTTCATCCTGATCATCGCGCTGATCCCGATCACCTCGGCGCTCACCGGACGCTCCACCGGCCCGAACGCCGCGATGATCGCGCTCACGGTCGCCGCGGTGCCCTTCGCCGCCCGCCTGTTCGAGCTGAACCTGCGGGAGATCCCGGCGGGGAAGATCGAGGCGGTGCGGATGATGGGCGCCAGCCGCTGGCAGGTGATCCGCCAGGTGCTGATCCCCGAGGCGCTGCCCGGGCTGATCGGCTCGATCACCACCACCACGATCGCCGTGATCGGGTACACCGCGATGGCGGGCTCCGTGAACTCCGGCGGCCTCGGCCAGCTGGCCTACAACCGCGGCTACACCGGCTATCAGACCGAGATCATCATCGTGACCGTGCTGCTGCTGATCGCGATCGTGATTCTCGTGCAGCTGCTCGGCGACCGCCTCTCCCGCGCGGTGGACCACCGCGCCCGCACCGCCTGA